A window of the Halomarina salina genome harbors these coding sequences:
- the pglZ gene encoding BREX-5 system phosphatase PglZ: MPATKTLPQCAHDAIESSIDGASTDDPVVLWWDDGGYLQDIVEHASTQLRCEFRAAEQTPLELRADAPRDRTVWYVPQPSSDDVDWFKDVEHTGGVVEQHIGKLAARCFENDQLQAATIRTAYENAEDREKVAQTLYEELNGEGGLPSLQGLQTKIVLDGHDDPVQFVLEHGTRNLPNGDELLKIRDLLVDNGVKAVEGQSDAGTIVERTRRWAVAEWLVDEGLDKSLLPHKYQPEPSTGFGVSRPELRSVLSKTAQKRELANVYLDPDQRFWHDILRTYDEPWKLVDCPVDASLEHRLWDEWIQSFNSGDYETCVTRAKQRHDRLNSTYGDVPWTNVWTQAIDVATLADELATWEERGDTSNVVDLYGDVDGGTWQIDNAVFNLIVSGKPETGLPQEHPATPTLDGLRCSLTESRYLEYLSDLGDLVVDQIEAGSPFVGEKHAHQFFAEEQEHLQSGQSVALFIVDALRFDLAHELADSIRRELPQLEVDESTWVGTLPSDTEFGKAALTPGSKFSFNIELQDGELVPERNNRKITNHRRQTLLENDGWSYIMQDAEDEVGWSNTRVAYYWNDIDETGEKELTNFEELFSDRIEVISRIICEKLDKGEWDRAYILSDHGFVSLPKHVDIDDLNPPDNAEQVTRRWVAGTDFDDDVPGVLLDEDAHLGYLGDDAKVRILADPIQRFRNQGLPDARFYHGGVLPQEFVLNFVTITPE; the protein is encoded by the coding sequence ATGCCGGCAACCAAGACCCTCCCACAGTGCGCTCATGACGCCATCGAGAGCAGCATCGACGGGGCGTCCACCGACGATCCCGTTGTCCTCTGGTGGGACGATGGAGGCTATCTGCAAGACATCGTCGAACACGCGAGCACCCAACTCCGGTGTGAGTTCCGTGCTGCCGAGCAGACACCGTTAGAACTCCGTGCAGACGCCCCACGCGACCGGACCGTCTGGTACGTTCCCCAGCCCAGCAGCGACGACGTTGACTGGTTCAAGGACGTCGAGCATACTGGCGGTGTCGTCGAACAGCACATCGGTAAGCTCGCGGCACGCTGCTTCGAGAACGATCAACTCCAAGCGGCGACGATTCGCACCGCCTACGAGAACGCCGAGGACCGCGAGAAGGTCGCTCAAACGCTCTACGAAGAACTCAATGGCGAGGGGGGCCTCCCATCCCTCCAGGGCCTCCAGACAAAGATCGTGCTGGACGGCCACGACGACCCTGTGCAGTTCGTTCTCGAACACGGCACGCGGAACCTCCCCAATGGCGACGAGTTGCTGAAGATACGTGACTTGCTGGTTGACAACGGTGTCAAGGCCGTTGAAGGCCAGTCCGACGCTGGCACCATCGTCGAACGAACACGCCGCTGGGCGGTCGCTGAGTGGCTCGTCGACGAAGGCCTCGACAAGTCGCTCCTCCCACATAAGTACCAGCCCGAACCCAGCACGGGATTCGGTGTGTCCAGACCCGAGCTTCGCTCGGTGCTGAGCAAGACTGCACAGAAGCGTGAACTTGCGAACGTCTACCTTGATCCTGACCAGCGGTTCTGGCACGACATCCTCCGCACCTACGATGAGCCGTGGAAGCTCGTCGACTGTCCAGTCGACGCCTCGCTCGAACACCGGCTCTGGGACGAGTGGATCCAGTCGTTCAACAGTGGAGACTACGAGACGTGTGTAACCCGGGCGAAGCAGCGCCACGATCGACTCAACTCGACCTACGGCGACGTTCCGTGGACGAACGTCTGGACGCAGGCCATTGATGTGGCCACGCTCGCGGACGAACTCGCGACGTGGGAAGAGCGCGGCGACACCAGTAACGTCGTCGACCTCTACGGCGACGTCGACGGGGGAACCTGGCAAATCGACAACGCCGTGTTCAACCTCATCGTCTCTGGCAAACCGGAGACCGGGCTCCCACAGGAACACCCGGCGACGCCGACGCTTGATGGCCTTCGTTGCTCGTTGACCGAATCGCGATACCTCGAGTACCTCAGCGACCTCGGCGACCTCGTCGTCGACCAGATCGAAGCTGGCTCACCCTTCGTCGGTGAGAAGCACGCTCACCAGTTCTTCGCCGAGGAGCAGGAACACCTCCAGAGCGGCCAGAGCGTCGCGCTGTTCATCGTCGACGCGCTGCGGTTCGACCTCGCCCACGAGCTCGCCGATTCGATCCGTCGCGAACTTCCCCAGCTCGAAGTCGACGAGAGCACGTGGGTTGGCACGCTTCCATCCGATACTGAGTTCGGAAAGGCCGCGCTCACGCCCGGCAGCAAGTTCAGCTTCAACATCGAACTCCAAGACGGAGAACTCGTCCCTGAGCGCAACAACCGCAAAATCACGAACCACCGTCGCCAGACCCTCCTCGAGAACGATGGCTGGAGCTACATCATGCAGGACGCCGAGGACGAGGTGGGCTGGAGCAACACCCGTGTCGCCTACTACTGGAACGACATCGACGAGACGGGCGAGAAGGAGCTGACGAACTTCGAGGAGCTGTTCAGCGACCGCATCGAAGTGATCTCACGCATTATCTGTGAGAAGCTGGACAAGGGTGAGTGGGACCGAGCGTACATCCTCTCAGACCACGGCTTCGTCTCGCTGCCGAAGCACGTCGATATCGACGATCTCAATCCGCCAGATAACGCCGAACAGGTGACCCGACGATGGGTTGCTGGAACAGATTTCGATGACGACGTTCCAGGCGTATTGCTCGACGAGGATGCACACCTGGGCTACCTCGGCGACGATGCGAAGGTCAGGATCCTCGCCGATCCGATCCAGCGCTTTCGCAACCAGGGGCTCCCAGACGCGCGGTTCTATCACGGCGGCGTCCTCCCCCAAGAGTTTGTGTTGAACTTCGTGACGATCACCCCAGAATAG
- the pglX gene encoding BREX-5 system adenine-specific DNA-methyltransferase PglX, with protein sequence MEGDSLSQRKAQLDKAEREHLEDVVEDLRERVEDNVRFQLTQKGLDDEPENVDGLDEDTQQLVEAIELEAVDGHTWDEAFERYITGVGYTIVNRLAALRCMEVRDFIDEEVTVFKENGLTPAAETLVHEEFLLEDEAILEAYHNACDELADEIEILFDRSSAYSLIDPDDNTFEELCGMLNEVLDEVWRADDVLGWVYEYYNTKLLDDLRRKGDRVGLDPEDVPPANQFYTPHWVVRMLTDNSLGKLYLEHTGELRDVVEAQEGFSPDERKNRPLSPNESPNIADFCTYLVPSEEEGEPTDFEHPKELRVIDPACGSGHFLLYAFDVLERIWRAETDLPHEEVPREILKHNLYGVDLDMRACQLAAFNLYLKGRTRTEAEGAHGFNMPEVGIVCADSSVADIDGVETVFDEVASDDQKVEDALRRILEAFEEVHGLGSLLDVRGTLGDLFEDDSDVGGVQITLTDDPTESHTLGQVLHSLREAVDEHRDSDSFLAQDLRSFVRLLDILAQDYDVTLMNPPYGSRNRMPSSIKKYIESHYNYPTEFYINFFEIADNLTSRNGRIGMLVPQTFMFKRRFREFRTDFLGKLSSFDFLAEFGSSILDNATVRTAGTVIRSSGGTKTTGSFIRLYDLEPAQKERRFTNVISGIEGDIRRYFEIDLNEFSKVPGNSICYSTPDEVRDLHETELKLDAEQAEVSGESAGLARQGIATANDGRFYRYVWETTDFSLFKLIATGGSDVWIVPHVNQVVEWGENGTNIKRFSNTVRTPNEQMYGDEGLTWTYIKQTGRRFGYFPPGRLFSATGYLYVPDNKKSLWQMMAVLNSSLYHSLFLSITTGRHWTAGYVGSIPWYESFSEINELKEASEEQYMLKLIDRLYDPTSPYYVAPALLTGVQNNEFFYNHMYTENIPDLDQMLGVTSPRKSSLSEQSIRIEKDRVNRHSKIEELSENIDKILYDELDISESTREEVHTDIHLRTGNDPTRRTIPESESIDSVPDNFDEQIKDLVHHFAMEAARAEPDGIVPLHGNDKQPDMLGRIVQRFEEIYHEHAEDRLVEVDEVLGDESATEEAYPNLRSFISEDLFDYHVSRMKNTPILWKLTTERLITDSKGEGFACFVDYHCLDSGLLDRLANQYLEPRKAELRERRSAANRRRRDDSLSTSEQAEAAEQYERCASGLNQINILEDVIQELGSTDERDFDDDDRQRVDDLAPKVAAFREETRKRVDTLAELREREGEKWFKDTFSDKFWEAVNEWRDEWLDALEELERACEEYAKPVDEPVEAHLADLFDYFNWRLKGSDHYSSTGILFMTYYFEREGAELLDDDGRPFENLTESERLLATLAMGLNNSSIVDSTYLEAMTDGDESVDDLPPLAEFKALAEEIDDRCQFADKRIQSDWSERALSEITTAGYQPNQNHGVEINIKPLADAEIVPMTVDDKVL encoded by the coding sequence ATGGAAGGCGATTCACTCTCTCAACGGAAGGCGCAACTGGATAAGGCTGAACGTGAACATCTCGAAGATGTCGTCGAAGATCTCCGCGAGCGCGTCGAAGACAACGTCCGGTTCCAACTGACGCAGAAAGGTCTCGATGACGAGCCGGAGAATGTGGACGGACTAGATGAGGACACGCAACAGCTCGTCGAAGCTATCGAACTTGAGGCCGTCGACGGCCATACGTGGGACGAGGCGTTTGAGCGGTACATCACTGGTGTCGGGTACACCATCGTCAATCGTCTTGCTGCGCTGCGCTGTATGGAAGTCCGTGACTTCATCGATGAGGAAGTCACCGTGTTCAAAGAGAACGGTTTGACACCTGCGGCAGAGACACTTGTCCACGAAGAGTTTCTGCTGGAGGACGAGGCCATCCTCGAAGCTTACCACAACGCGTGTGACGAGCTGGCCGATGAGATTGAGATCCTCTTCGACCGTTCTTCCGCCTACAGCCTTATCGATCCGGACGACAACACCTTTGAGGAGCTGTGTGGGATGCTCAATGAAGTTCTCGATGAGGTCTGGCGAGCAGACGACGTGCTCGGCTGGGTCTACGAGTACTACAACACGAAGCTCCTTGATGATCTCCGCCGGAAAGGTGACCGGGTTGGTCTAGACCCTGAGGACGTCCCGCCAGCTAACCAGTTTTACACGCCACACTGGGTCGTCCGAATGCTCACCGACAACTCGCTCGGGAAGCTCTACCTCGAACATACTGGCGAGTTACGGGACGTGGTCGAAGCCCAGGAAGGGTTCAGTCCTGACGAGCGAAAGAACCGGCCACTTTCACCCAACGAATCGCCCAATATTGCTGACTTCTGTACCTATCTCGTCCCGTCCGAGGAGGAAGGAGAACCGACTGACTTCGAACACCCGAAGGAGCTTCGCGTCATCGACCCTGCTTGTGGGAGTGGACACTTTCTGCTGTACGCCTTCGACGTACTAGAGAGAATTTGGCGCGCTGAGACCGACCTGCCCCACGAGGAGGTACCGCGAGAGATTCTGAAACACAATCTCTACGGTGTCGACCTCGACATGCGTGCGTGTCAGCTAGCAGCGTTCAATCTGTACCTGAAGGGACGAACCCGAACCGAGGCCGAAGGGGCACACGGGTTCAATATGCCGGAGGTCGGTATCGTCTGTGCAGACTCATCAGTCGCCGACATCGACGGCGTCGAAACTGTATTCGATGAAGTAGCAAGCGACGACCAGAAAGTCGAGGACGCACTTCGACGCATCCTTGAGGCGTTTGAGGAGGTCCACGGACTCGGCAGCCTGCTAGATGTTCGTGGTACGCTTGGTGACCTGTTCGAGGATGACAGCGATGTTGGAGGTGTGCAGATTACTCTCACCGACGACCCAACGGAGAGCCATACGCTCGGACAGGTCTTACACAGTCTACGGGAAGCCGTTGATGAACATCGGGACTCAGATTCGTTCCTCGCGCAGGACCTGCGGAGCTTTGTTCGATTGCTGGACATTCTGGCGCAGGACTACGACGTGACTCTGATGAACCCACCGTATGGATCCCGGAACCGAATGCCGTCCTCAATCAAGAAGTATATTGAATCCCATTATAATTACCCGACAGAATTCTATATTAACTTCTTTGAAATTGCAGACAATTTGACAAGTAGGAATGGGAGGATAGGTATGCTAGTGCCCCAGACATTCATGTTTAAAAGGAGATTCCGCGAGTTTAGGACGGACTTTTTGGGCAAACTAAGTAGCTTTGACTTCTTAGCCGAGTTCGGGAGCAGCATTCTGGACAACGCAACCGTCCGGACCGCGGGTACTGTAATCCGATCCAGTGGTGGAACAAAGACTACCGGCAGCTTCATTCGTCTTTATGATCTAGAACCTGCACAAAAAGAAAGAAGATTTACCAACGTGATCTCCGGGATCGAGGGTGATATTAGACGATATTTCGAGATTGACTTGAATGAATTTTCAAAAGTCCCTGGAAATTCTATCTGTTATTCAACCCCAGACGAAGTGAGAGATCTACATGAAACGGAACTAAAGCTAGATGCAGAACAGGCAGAAGTTAGTGGTGAGTCTGCAGGTTTAGCGCGTCAAGGTATCGCAACTGCAAACGATGGAAGGTTCTATCGCTACGTATGGGAAACTACTGATTTTTCATTGTTTAAATTGATTGCTACGGGAGGATCCGATGTATGGATTGTTCCACACGTGAACCAAGTGGTCGAGTGGGGTGAGAACGGTACAAATATAAAACGGTTTAGCAATACGGTCCGGACGCCAAATGAACAAATGTATGGTGACGAAGGATTAACTTGGACATATATAAAGCAAACTGGGAGACGATTCGGGTATTTCCCCCCTGGGCGCCTGTTCAGTGCAACCGGATATCTATACGTTCCAGATAATAAGAAATCACTATGGCAGATGATGGCTGTCCTAAATTCATCACTTTATCATTCGCTGTTTCTATCCATTACAACAGGTCGTCATTGGACAGCAGGGTATGTCGGCAGCATTCCCTGGTACGAGTCGTTTTCTGAAATTAACGAATTAAAGGAAGCATCTGAAGAACAGTATATGCTGAAGTTGATAGATAGATTGTACGATCCCACAAGTCCGTATTACGTTGCTCCAGCTCTCCTTACCGGTGTTCAGAATAATGAATTCTTTTACAATCACATGTATACTGAAAATATACCTGATCTTGATCAAATGCTCGGAGTTACCTCCCCCAGAAAATCTTCGCTGTCTGAACAGTCTATTCGTATCGAAAAAGACCGTGTTAACCGTCATTCTAAAATTGAAGAGCTATCTGAAAATATTGATAAAATTCTATACGATGAGTTAGATATATCTGAAAGTACTCGCGAGGAGGTCCATACCGACATACATCTTCGAACCGGGAACGACCCTACACGTCGAACCATACCAGAGTCGGAATCAATTGACTCAGTACCAGACAACTTTGACGAACAAATTAAGGACCTTGTCCATCACTTCGCGATGGAGGCTGCCCGAGCTGAACCGGATGGGATTGTTCCTCTCCATGGTAATGATAAACAACCTGATATGCTCGGCAGAATAGTTCAACGTTTTGAGGAGATCTACCATGAGCATGCCGAGGATCGCCTCGTCGAAGTTGACGAGGTCCTCGGAGACGAATCAGCTACTGAGGAAGCTTATCCTAACCTCAGGTCATTCATCTCTGAGGACCTGTTTGATTACCACGTTAGTCGGATGAAGAACACGCCGATTCTCTGGAAACTCACCACTGAGCGCCTCATTACGGATTCGAAAGGTGAGGGCTTCGCGTGCTTTGTTGACTACCACTGCCTCGATTCCGGCTTACTCGACCGACTAGCCAATCAGTATCTCGAACCGCGGAAGGCCGAGTTGCGTGAGCGCCGCAGCGCGGCGAACCGTCGCCGACGCGATGACTCGCTTTCGACGAGTGAACAAGCCGAGGCCGCAGAGCAGTACGAACGATGTGCGAGTGGTCTCAATCAGATCAATATCCTCGAGGACGTGATTCAGGAGCTAGGCAGCACTGACGAACGAGATTTCGACGATGATGATCGCCAGCGAGTTGATGATCTTGCCCCAAAGGTCGCCGCCTTTCGTGAAGAGACGCGAAAGCGCGTGGACACGCTGGCTGAACTTCGCGAGCGCGAGGGTGAGAAGTGGTTCAAAGATACCTTCTCCGACAAGTTCTGGGAGGCTGTCAACGAGTGGCGAGACGAGTGGTTAGACGCACTTGAAGAACTCGAACGGGCGTGCGAGGAATACGCTAAACCAGTTGACGAGCCAGTCGAAGCACATCTGGCTGATCTGTTCGATTACTTCAACTGGCGGCTCAAGGGTTCGGACCACTACTCCAGCACGGGTATTCTCTTCATGACTTACTACTTCGAGCGCGAGGGTGCCGAGCTACTTGACGACGACGGCCGACCGTTCGAAAATCTCACTGAGAGCGAACGCCTGCTCGCCACACTCGCGATGGGCCTCAACAACTCATCAATTGTTGACAGTACATATCTGGAGGCGATGACTGACGGTGACGAAAGTGTCGACGACCTCCCGCCGCTGGCAGAATTCAAGGCGCTGGCCGAAGAGATTGACGACCGATGTCAGTTTGCCGATAAGCGAATTCAATCAGATTGGTCTGAACGTGCCCTCTCAGAGATCACGACTGCTGGCTACCAGCCGAATCAAAATCACGGGGTCGAAATCAACATCAAGCCGCTGGCCGACGCTGAGATCGTTCCGATGACTGTCGACGACAAAGTTCTGTAG